DNA from Helcococcus ovis:
CCCCATCCCTGTTAAAGCAGCCTTCACATAATAATTTTCAGAAAATTCTTTATAAAAATATGAAATTATTGTAATAATAACCAAAGATGGAATTGCTGAAGAAATAGCAGCCATAATTGCTCCAAAAACACCATGCAATCTATATCCGGTAATAATAGCACAATTTATCGCCATAGGTCCGGGACCGGAAGTAGAAATAGAAACTATATCCAGCATTTCTTTTTCATCAATTAATTTTCTTTTTACTGAAAATTCATCCTTCATAACAGGAACAATTGTATATCCTCCACCAAATGTAAATGATGCTATTTTCAAAAAAATCATAAACATCTTGGCAATACTAATCGTGGTTTTCTTTTGATTCATTTCAACTCCTTATGTAATTTACTTTACCTAAAA
Protein-coding regions in this window:
- a CDS encoding chromate transporter; this encodes MNQKKTTISIAKMFMIFLKIASFTFGGGYTIVPVMKDEFSVKRKLIDEKEMLDIVSISTSGPGPMAINCAIITGYRLHGVFGAIMAAISSAIPSLVIITIISYFYKEFSENYYVKAALTGMGGAIAGVLLITSYDMAKQALKTHTFVSAFIIICTFVASYVVSVNTGIIILVTAIFGLFVYSLIKDEEKSKGVR